One genomic region from Apium graveolens cultivar Ventura unplaced genomic scaffold, ASM990537v1 ctg7878, whole genome shotgun sequence encodes:
- the LOC141704466 gene encoding secreted RxLR effector protein 161-like: MAECNSVRYPMEHKIQLHADSSGEVVNPTQFKSIIGGLRYLVNTRPDIAYSIGIVSRFMERPTQLHMNAVKRICRYLKGTLQYGLIYTKGQGNYILSGFSDSDLGGSMDDRKSTGGMAFYLDENLITWVSQKQRCVALSSCEAEFMAATAAACQAIWLQRVLSHIMGIKVAPVTLYIDNRSAVDLARNPVFYGRSKHIDLRYHFIRDCVEQGLIIIRHVRTNEQRTDILTKALAISKFEKMRQLLGVRKLENV; the protein is encoded by the coding sequence ATGGCAGAATGTAATAGTGTGAGATATCCTATGGAGCACAAGATACAATTACATGCTGACAGCTCGGGTGAAGTTGTAAATCCTACGCAGTTTAAAAGCATTATAGGCGGGCTCAGATACCTAGTGAATACAAGACCTGATATTGCTTATTCTATAGGGATTGTTAGCAGGTTTATGGAAAGGCCTACACAGCTGCACATGAACGCAGTTAAAAGGATTTGTCGATATCTGAAGGGAACGCTACAGTACGGACTAATCTACACAAAAGGCCAAGGAAATTATATACTTTCGGGTTTTTCGGATAGTGACTTAGGAGGGAGTATGGATGACCGAAAGAGTACGGGAGGAATGGCTTTCTATCTTGATGAGAATTTAATTACTTGGGTGTCACAAAAACAACGGTGTGTTGCACTCTCTTCGTGTGAGGCTGAGTTTATGGCGGCTACGGCGGCTGCCTGCCAGGCGATTTGGTTGCAGCGGGTACTGAGTCATATCATGGGCATCAAGGTTGCTCCTGTCACATTGTACATTGATAATAGGTCAGCTGTGGACTTGGCACGTAATCCAGTTTTCTATGGACGAAGCAAGCATATTGACTTGCGCTATCACTTCATCCGTGATTGTGTTGAACAAGGATTGATAATTATAAGACATGTCCGCACGAATGAACAACGAACTGACATCCTAACGAAGGCATTGGCAATATCCAAGTTTGAGAAGATGCGTCAGTTGCTTGGTGTCAGAAAGCTGGAGAATGTTTAG